Proteins from a single region of Pseudomonas sp. BSw22131:
- a CDS encoding AI-2E family transporter has protein sequence MLNNDRLLVQILLLALLGACLWVMAPFWSALFWGAVLAFASWPLMRLLTRWLKGRESLAAALLTLGWAVLVLAPLVWLGFNLADHVRDATVFIKDVQVDGLPDPPTWLASVPLVGERLVSFWNTIDQQGAAMLANVRPYLGQVGNFLLARSAQIGGGILELTLSIVFVFFFYRDGPRLAAFVLSLLERLIGDRAQYYVDLVAGTVQRVVNGVIGTAAAQALLALIGFLIAGVPGALVLGIGTFLLSLVPMGPPLIWIPATAWLAWKGDYGMAIFLGLWGTFIVSGVDNVLKPYLISRGGNLPLVIVLLGVFGGLLAFGFIGLFIGPTLLAVSYSLLLDWVGSSRAQQPRT, from the coding sequence ATGCTCAATAATGATCGCCTCTTGGTGCAGATTCTGCTCCTGGCGTTGCTCGGTGCCTGCCTGTGGGTAATGGCGCCGTTCTGGTCGGCGCTGTTCTGGGGCGCTGTGCTGGCCTTTGCCAGCTGGCCGCTGATGCGCCTGTTGACGCGTTGGCTCAAGGGCCGAGAATCGCTGGCCGCCGCGTTGCTGACCCTCGGCTGGGCAGTGCTGGTGCTCGCGCCGCTGGTGTGGCTGGGCTTCAATCTGGCCGATCACGTGCGAGATGCGACGGTCTTCATCAAAGATGTGCAAGTGGACGGTCTGCCGGACCCTCCGACCTGGCTGGCCAGCGTGCCGTTGGTGGGGGAGCGTCTGGTGAGCTTCTGGAACACGATCGATCAGCAAGGCGCGGCGATGCTCGCCAATGTGCGGCCGTATCTGGGGCAAGTCGGTAACTTTCTGCTGGCGCGAAGTGCTCAGATCGGCGGCGGCATTCTCGAGCTGACATTGAGCATCGTGTTCGTGTTCTTTTTCTATCGCGACGGCCCGAGGCTGGCGGCTTTCGTATTGAGCCTGCTGGAACGCCTGATCGGTGATCGCGCGCAATATTACGTAGATCTGGTGGCTGGCACGGTACAGCGGGTTGTCAACGGAGTGATCGGTACCGCCGCCGCTCAGGCGCTGCTGGCCCTGATCGGTTTTCTGATTGCCGGTGTGCCGGGCGCGCTGGTGCTGGGTATTGGCACATTCCTGCTGAGTCTGGTGCCGATGGGTCCGCCGCTGATCTGGATTCCGGCCACCGCCTGGCTTGCCTGGAAAGGTGATTACGGTATGGCGATTTTCCTTGGGCTCTGGGGTACGTTCATCGTCAGCGGTGTTGACAACGTACTGAAGCCGTACCTGATCAGTCGTGGTGGCAATCTTCCACTGGTCATCGTGCTGCTGGGGGTTTTTGGCGGTTTGCTGGCATTCGGATTCATCGGCCTGTTCATCGGCCCGACATTGCTGGCGGTGTCCTATAGCCTGCTGCTGGACTGGGTGGGCAGCAGTCGGGCGCAGCAACCGCGCACTTGA
- the kdpF gene encoding K(+)-transporting ATPase subunit F, protein MSVLDGVSLLLAAGLFVYLLVALLRAGQVEE, encoded by the coding sequence ATGAGTGTTCTGGATGGGGTGTCCCTGCTGTTGGCGGCAGGGTTGTTCGTGTACTTGCTGGTGGCGTTACTGCGCGCCGGCCAGGTCGAGGAGTGA
- the kdpA gene encoding potassium-transporting ATPase subunit KdpA has translation MHGYDYLLIIAFFALVLLPAPMLGRFYYKVMEGERTFLTPVMGPVERICYRISGVDPKIEHNWKTYTLALLAFNLAGFVALFAILLFQGSLPLNPQALPGMEWSLAFNTAMSFVTNTNWQNYSGEASLSYLSQMAGLTVQNFVSAATGIAVLVAFCRGISRRSTQSLGNFWTDMTRATLYGLLPLCIILALFLVWQGVPQTFAHYVDAVTLQGADQSIPLGPAASQIAIKQLGTNGGGFFGVNSAHPFENPTAWSNLFELVSIILIPVALVFTFGHYVKDLRQSRAIIACMLALFLIGGATMLWAEYQPNPTLSMASVEQTAPMEGKETRFGTTATVLWASATTAASNGSVNGMHDSLNPLSGMVALANMMVGEVIFGGVGAGLYGMLLNVLIAVFLAGLMIGRTPEYLGKKLQAREVKLLVATLIVMPVGVLVFGALAASLPGPAGAVSNPGPHGFSQLLYAYTSATANNGSAFGGFSANTMFHNLMLSLSMFLGRFGYILPVLALAGSLAAKKTAPLNQNSFPTHGPLFVTLLTVTILLVGGLTFLPTLALGPIAEHLSLGF, from the coding sequence ATGCACGGTTACGACTATCTGCTGATCATCGCGTTCTTTGCACTGGTGCTGTTGCCAGCGCCGATGCTGGGGCGTTTCTACTACAAGGTCATGGAAGGTGAGCGCACTTTTCTGACCCCGGTCATGGGGCCGGTCGAGCGCATTTGCTATCGCATTTCCGGCGTAGACCCCAAGATTGAGCACAACTGGAAAACCTACACACTGGCCTTGCTGGCCTTCAACCTGGCTGGCTTCGTCGCGTTGTTCGCGATCCTGCTGTTTCAGGGCTCTCTGCCACTCAACCCGCAAGCGCTGCCGGGTATGGAATGGTCGCTGGCCTTCAACACCGCAATGAGTTTTGTCACTAACACTAACTGGCAGAATTACAGCGGCGAAGCGTCCCTCAGCTACCTGAGCCAGATGGCCGGCCTGACCGTGCAAAACTTCGTCAGTGCCGCAACCGGCATCGCCGTGCTGGTTGCATTCTGCCGTGGCATCAGCCGCCGCTCGACGCAAAGCCTGGGGAACTTCTGGACCGACATGACCCGCGCAACCCTTTACGGGCTGTTGCCGTTGTGCATCATCCTGGCGCTTTTTCTGGTGTGGCAGGGCGTGCCGCAGACCTTCGCCCATTACGTGGACGCCGTGACTCTGCAAGGCGCCGACCAGAGTATTCCGCTCGGCCCGGCTGCCAGCCAGATCGCAATCAAACAACTGGGCACCAACGGCGGCGGTTTCTTCGGCGTCAACTCGGCGCATCCGTTCGAGAACCCGACCGCCTGGAGCAACCTGTTCGAGCTGGTATCGATCATCCTGATCCCGGTAGCGCTGGTGTTCACCTTCGGCCATTACGTCAAGGACCTGCGTCAGAGCCGGGCGATCATCGCCTGCATGCTGGCGTTGTTCCTGATTGGTGGTGCGACCATGCTGTGGGCGGAATATCAGCCCAACCCGACGCTGAGCATGGCTTCCGTTGAACAGACTGCACCGATGGAAGGCAAGGAAACGCGTTTTGGCACCACCGCGACCGTGCTGTGGGCAAGCGCGACTACCGCTGCTTCCAACGGCTCCGTCAACGGCATGCACGACAGCCTCAATCCGCTGAGCGGTATGGTGGCGCTGGCGAACATGATGGTCGGCGAAGTGATCTTTGGCGGCGTCGGCGCAGGGCTGTATGGCATGCTGCTGAACGTGCTGATCGCGGTGTTCCTCGCCGGCTTGATGATCGGACGTACGCCGGAATACCTGGGCAAAAAACTCCAGGCGCGTGAGGTCAAGCTCCTGGTCGCGACCCTGATCGTGATGCCGGTGGGCGTGCTGGTGTTTGGTGCATTGGCGGCGTCGTTGCCTGGCCCGGCCGGCGCGGTGAGCAACCCCGGCCCGCATGGCTTCAGCCAGTTGCTGTACGCCTACACCTCGGCCACGGCCAACAACGGCTCAGCGTTCGGCGGTTTCAGCGCCAACACGATGTTCCACAACCTGATGCTCAGCCTCTCGATGTTCCTCGGTCGCTTCGGCTACATCCTGCCGGTGCTGGCATTGGCGGGCAGTCTGGCGGCGAAGAAAACCGCGCCGCTCAACCAGAACAGCTTTCCGACCCACGGCCCCTTGTTCGTGACCCTGCTGACGGTGACCATTTTGCTGGTGGGCGGGCTTACGTTCCTGCCGACCCTTGCACTGGGGCCGATTGCCGAACATCTGAGCCTGGGCTTCTGA
- the kdpB gene encoding potassium-transporting ATPase subunit KdpB, protein MNMQIPATNKNAEQPTPVASPAKTAIADLWRPALVQAFVKLDPRQLKRAPVMLVVELTAILTTVLCLIPDPAVPTFVAVQIAVWLWFTVLFANFAEALAEGRGKARADSLKAGTEGLKARLKGSNGAFEMVSASSLRKGDVVRVEAGEMIPGDGEVIEGIAAVNEAAITGESAPVIRESGGDRSAVTGNTRLVSDWLMVRISANPGESTLDRMIALVEGAKRQKTPNEVALDILLIGLTLIFLLVVVTLQPFAHFAGGNLPLVFLVALLVTLIPTTIGGLLSAIGIAGMDRLVRLNVIAKSGRAVEAAGDVHVLLLDKTGTITFGNRRCAAVYAAPGVSPKELSEGTLLASLADDTAEGKSIVEYLRGLHPMVEPAPSQLTPVPFTAETRLSGVDYDGRVFRKGAVDSLLNFLGRDRSDLPSVLAREIDKIAKTGGTPLLVCGDGKLLGAIHLKDVVKPGIRERFEELRKLGIRTVMVTGDNPLTAAAIAAEAGVDDVLAEATPEKKLERIRQEQNDGRLVAMCGDGANDAPALAQADVGMAMNDGTQAAREAANMVDLDSDPTKLLDVVQIGKELLVTRGALTTFSIANDVAKYFAILPALFASIYPQLGVLNIMHLTSPQSAILSAIVFNALIIVVLIPLALRGVRVQAASAAALLRRNLLIYGLGGIAVPFVGIKAIDMLLTALHLV, encoded by the coding sequence ATGAACATGCAGATTCCTGCTACAAATAAAAACGCCGAACAGCCAACACCTGTGGCGTCGCCAGCCAAGACCGCAATAGCCGACCTGTGGCGACCTGCGCTGGTCCAGGCCTTCGTCAAACTTGACCCGCGCCAGTTGAAACGGGCGCCGGTGATGCTGGTGGTGGAGCTGACCGCCATCCTCACCACCGTTTTGTGCCTGATCCCTGATCCGGCCGTACCGACCTTCGTCGCGGTGCAGATTGCAGTCTGGCTGTGGTTCACCGTGCTGTTCGCCAACTTCGCCGAAGCGTTGGCCGAAGGCCGCGGTAAAGCGCGGGCTGACAGCTTGAAGGCCGGTACCGAAGGCCTGAAGGCACGCTTGAAAGGCAGCAACGGCGCGTTTGAAATGGTCAGCGCCAGCAGCCTGCGCAAGGGTGACGTGGTACGCGTCGAGGCCGGGGAGATGATCCCAGGCGACGGCGAAGTCATCGAAGGCATCGCGGCGGTCAACGAAGCGGCCATCACCGGTGAGTCCGCGCCGGTGATTCGTGAATCCGGCGGCGACCGTTCGGCTGTCACCGGCAACACCCGGCTGGTGTCCGACTGGTTGATGGTGCGCATCAGTGCCAACCCCGGCGAGTCGACCCTGGACCGCATGATCGCGTTGGTGGAAGGCGCCAAACGCCAGAAAACACCCAACGAAGTCGCACTCGACATCCTGCTGATCGGCCTGACGCTGATCTTCCTGCTGGTCGTCGTGACTTTGCAGCCGTTCGCTCACTTCGCCGGGGGCAATCTGCCGCTGGTGTTTTTGGTCGCGCTGTTGGTCACGCTGATCCCGACCACCATCGGCGGTTTGCTGTCAGCCATCGGTATCGCCGGGATGGATCGCCTGGTGCGCCTGAACGTCATCGCCAAATCCGGGCGCGCCGTGGAAGCAGCCGGCGACGTACATGTGCTGCTGCTGGACAAGACCGGCACCATCACTTTCGGTAACCGCCGTTGTGCAGCGGTGTATGCCGCACCGGGTGTGAGCCCCAAAGAGCTGAGTGAAGGAACGTTGCTGGCCTCGCTGGCGGACGATACGGCAGAAGGTAAATCCATCGTCGAGTACCTGCGCGGCTTGCACCCGATGGTCGAACCTGCACCCAGCCAATTGACCCCGGTGCCGTTCACCGCTGAAACCCGTTTGTCCGGTGTCGACTATGACGGCCGGGTGTTTCGCAAGGGTGCCGTCGATTCGCTGCTGAATTTCCTGGGCCGTGATCGCAGTGATCTGCCGTCGGTGCTGGCGCGTGAAATCGACAAGATCGCCAAAACCGGCGGCACCCCGTTGCTGGTCTGTGGCGACGGCAAGCTGCTGGGCGCCATCCACCTGAAAGACGTGGTCAAGCCCGGCATCCGTGAGCGCTTTGAAGAATTGCGCAAACTGGGCATTCGCACGGTGATGGTGACCGGCGACAACCCGTTGACTGCTGCTGCGATTGCCGCTGAGGCGGGCGTGGACGACGTGCTGGCCGAAGCGACGCCGGAGAAAAAGCTCGAGCGTATTCGTCAGGAGCAGAACGACGGGCGTCTGGTTGCCATGTGCGGCGACGGCGCCAACGACGCCCCGGCGCTGGCTCAGGCCGATGTCGGCATGGCGATGAACGACGGCACGCAGGCGGCGCGCGAGGCGGCCAACATGGTCGATCTCGACAGCGACCCGACCAAGCTGCTGGACGTGGTGCAGATCGGCAAGGAATTGCTGGTTACACGCGGCGCGCTGACGACGTTCTCGATTGCCAACGACGTGGCCAAATACTTCGCCATCCTGCCGGCGCTGTTCGCCTCGATCTACCCGCAGCTGGGCGTGCTCAATATCATGCACCTGACCAGCCCGCAGAGCGCGATCCTTTCGGCCATCGTCTTCAACGCGCTGATCATTGTGGTGCTGATCCCGCTGGCGCTTCGTGGCGTGCGGGTTCAGGCGGCGAGCGCGGCGGCGTTGCTGCGACGTAACCTGCTGATCTACGGGCTGGGCGGGATTGCCGTGCCATTCGTGGGGATCAAGGCCATCGACATGCTGCTGACCGCGTTGCATCTGGTGTAA
- the kdpC gene encoding potassium-transporting ATPase subunit KdpC: MSTVIRPAISLIVLMTLITGVAYPLVVTGIAQVAFPEQANGSLIYDDQEKVRGSELIAQNFTGEEWFHPRPSAGAYATVSSGASNLAPSNPALAQRVADDAAKNVVDGQGPVPLNLLTTSGSGLDPHVSPQAAAYQVSRVAAARNVSPDAVQGIVEANTYRPLIGPPVVNVLSLNQALNGLPSAKSVN, from the coding sequence ATGTCGACTGTAATTCGTCCAGCCATAAGCCTGATTGTTCTGATGACCCTGATCACCGGCGTCGCCTACCCACTGGTGGTGACGGGTATTGCGCAAGTGGCGTTTCCTGAGCAGGCCAACGGCAGCCTGATCTATGACGATCAGGAGAAGGTGCGCGGTTCCGAGCTGATCGCACAGAATTTCACCGGCGAAGAATGGTTTCACCCACGTCCTTCGGCAGGCGCTTATGCAACCGTCTCCAGCGGCGCGAGCAACCTGGCACCGAGTAATCCGGCGTTGGCTCAGCGCGTGGCCGATGATGCCGCCAAAAACGTGGTGGACGGGCAAGGCCCTGTGCCGCTGAACCTCTTGACCACCTCTGGCAGTGGCCTTGACCCGCATGTTTCGCCCCAAGCCGCTGCTTATCAGGTCAGCCGTGTTGCAGCGGCGCGTAATGTTTCCCCGGACGCCGTGCAGGGGATTGTTGAGGCCAATACCTATCGCCCGTTGATCGGTCCGCCAGTGGTCAAC